The Vibrio quintilis DNA window GATTCAGCAGCTGATACCGGTCATCCGGTGGCAGAAACTGCAGCGTAAAGTTGAGAATGACCACGGAAGCGTTATTGATACTGACTTCTCTGATATCTGCCTGAACCACATCTACCGGGGTGTCGGCCCGGTAAGCATCCACATGGAGCCGGCAACGCTCAACCATCGCCTGCGAATTATCAACGGCAATGATTTGACACCCGTCATGCCGGATATGACGCCGGACGGAAAGTGTTGCAGCCCCCAGAGAGCAGCCTAAATCGTAAATATTTGAGTGCGGCTGAGCAAAGCGTTCGGCCATCATGCCAATCGCAGAAATAATATTACTGTAGCCGGGAACGGAGCGCTGAATCATATCAGGAAAGACTTCAGCAACCCGGGCGTCAAACGAAAAATCGCCAATTTTATCGATTGGGGCTGAAAAGATAGTGTCTTTATAACTCATACTGACCTCATGATCCGAACAACTGGCATGGCTTGATTGACATGCATCCCATGAAAAGGCGCGTATTTTATGAAATAACAGCGGCTTTGTCATTCCCTGTGATGAGATGTTTTTATCGATATCTGTGATCTTGCATAGACCGGACAGCGGTGAATTTTCAGATTTTCAGAACAAACATATGTTCAGGATATCTCAGTATGAAACGCTATCACGAAATGTCATCAGGAAATATAGACAGCTGATTTTGATCTCTGACCGCAGGAAAAACCGAAAGGGCAGGTAAGGCTGTTTTTTGCTGAAGGGCAGTATAAAGTTGCTGCGCCAGCTCCGGAGCAAGACAGTTATCCGGCGTGTGGATCATGACATAAGGCTGGCGGCCTTCATCAATCCAGGATACCAGTTTATTCAGCCATGGCTGAAAGAATCCATGATTTTCAGCCAGCGCCGGGTGGCCGATAAAACGAATCATTGGCCGGCTGGCTGTTGCCAGAGCATGCACCGGGATCCGGGGCTTCTTCTTTTGAGCATCAATGATGGCTGGTGAGTCCGGCTTTGCGGCAAAAACCGGGCGGCTGTCCATGATAATCCGGTTGATTTTTTCCTCAATTAACCATTGATTAAACCCGGTTTCTGCCGGACCTTTAGCAAAAAAGTCTGGGTGGCGTACTTCAACGCCTAACGGAAAACGGGCCGGAAAAAACCGGCAAAATTGTTGCAGCCGGGGAAGATATTCCGGACCAAAGGATGCCGGAAGCTGAATTGTCCATAACCCGGTTTTTTCGTGGAGTGGCTCCATCAGGTTGATAAAAGTATTTAAAGCATCCCGGCTGCCTGTCAGCATCTGTTCATGGGTGATTTCTTTGGGTAATTTAAATGTAAAACGAAAATCAGCCTGTGTTGCCGCTTTCCAGTTGGAAACAGTCTTCGGACTTGGAGACGCATAAAAGGTTGTATTGCCTTCAACGGTATGAAAAACCTGAGCATATTTTTCAAGTCTTTCCGCCGCTGTTGTTCCCCGGCCGTAGAATGTTTGTTGCCATTGTGGGTGAGACCAAAGTGTTAAACCCAGCCTCAGCGGGAGATTTCTCAGTGGTTTTTGCATTAAATTACCCGGAATCTGTGATATCGCTTTGGAGAACACGATTGTTTAGCGCTATAATCTGCGCCTGTTTTTTTGTACATTTAGTCTCTTGGTACATTTTTCTGTTTAATGTGTCAACGGGTTCAGCTGGTTTTGCGTCAATGCCGGGCCGCAGATTTATGCGGTTTCGCCACCGCCCGTTGCAAAGTAAGATATTGCTGGTCTTGAGGAGAGTAAGATCAGTCGTTGTTTTTGAAGTTAATTATTGATAATTGGGAAAATCATTATGCGCAGCCATTATTGTGGTCACCTGAACAAGTCCCTTGTGGGACAGCCTGTGGAACTTTGCGGATGGGTAAACCGCCGTCGTGATTTAGGCGGTCTTATTTTTGTTGATATGCGTGATCGTGAAGGTTTAGTTCAGGTAGTCGTTGATCCGGATATGGCTGATGTGTTTGAAACGGCTAACCAGCTTCGTAATGAATTCTGTATTCGCCTTGAAGGTGAAGTCAGAGCCCGTCCGGACAGTCAGATCAATAGTGATATGGCAACCGGTGAAGTTGAAGTGCTGGCAAAACATCTGGAGATTATTAACCGCTCTGATGTGCTGCCTTTGGATTTCAACCAGAATAATACCGAAGAACAACGTTTGAAATATCGCTATCTTGATTTGCGCCGCCCTGAAATGAGTGAGCGGATTAAACTCAGAGCGAAAGCGTCCAGCTTTGTCCGTCGTTTTCTCGATGAGCACAACTTTTTAGATATCGAAACACCGGTTCTCACCAAAGCAACGCCGGAAGGTGCGCGGGATTATCTTGTACCGAGCCGTGTGCATAAAGGTAAGTTTTATGCACTGCCTCAGTCTCCTCAGTTATTTAAACAACTGCTGATGATGTCAGGTTTCGACCGCTATTATCAGATCGTGAAATGTTTCCGGGATGAAGATTTACGTGCTGACCGTCAGCCTGAATTTACTCAAATCGATATTGAAACTTCATTTATGACGGCTGATGAAGTACGTCAGGTGACTGAAAAAATGATCCGCGATATGTGGCAGGAGTTGCTGGATGTCAATCTGGGTGAATTCCCTGTGATGCCGTTTAGTGAAGCCATTCGCCGCTTCGGGAGTGATAAGCCTGATTTACGTAATCCGCTGGAGCTAATCGATGTTGCTGATTTAGTCAAAGACGTTGATTTTAAAGTATTCGCTGGTCCGGCAAATGATCCGAAAGGGCGGGTTGCTGTGTTATGTGTTCCCGGCGGTGCGCAATTAACCCGTAAGCAGATTGATGGTTATGCTGAGTTCGTTTCT harbors:
- the cmoA gene encoding carboxy-S-adenosyl-L-methionine synthase CmoA is translated as MSYKDTIFSAPIDKIGDFSFDARVAEVFPDMIQRSVPGYSNIISAIGMMAERFAQPHSNIYDLGCSLGAATLSVRRHIRHDGCQIIAVDNSQAMVERCRLHVDAYRADTPVDVVQADIREVSINNASVVILNFTLQFLPPDDRYQLLNQIYQGLNPGGVLILSEKFVFPDEEANELLIDLHHDFKRANGYSELEISQKRSAIENVLQPDSIETHKARFRDIGFSSFDVWFQCFNFGSMFAVK
- a CDS encoding DUF72 domain-containing protein, with the translated sequence MRNLPLRLGLTLWSHPQWQQTFYGRGTTAAERLEKYAQVFHTVEGNTTFYASPSPKTVSNWKAATQADFRFTFKLPKEITHEQMLTGSRDALNTFINLMEPLHEKTGLWTIQLPASFGPEYLPRLQQFCRFFPARFPLGVEVRHPDFFAKGPAETGFNQWLIEEKINRIIMDSRPVFAAKPDSPAIIDAQKKKPRIPVHALATASRPMIRFIGHPALAENHGFFQPWLNKLVSWIDEGRQPYVMIHTPDNCLAPELAQQLYTALQQKTALPALSVFPAVRDQNQLSIFPDDIS
- the aspS gene encoding aspartate--tRNA ligase — its product is MRSHYCGHLNKSLVGQPVELCGWVNRRRDLGGLIFVDMRDREGLVQVVVDPDMADVFETANQLRNEFCIRLEGEVRARPDSQINSDMATGEVEVLAKHLEIINRSDVLPLDFNQNNTEEQRLKYRYLDLRRPEMSERIKLRAKASSFVRRFLDEHNFLDIETPVLTKATPEGARDYLVPSRVHKGKFYALPQSPQLFKQLLMMSGFDRYYQIVKCFRDEDLRADRQPEFTQIDIETSFMTADEVRQVTEKMIRDMWQELLDVNLGEFPVMPFSEAIRRFGSDKPDLRNPLELIDVADLVKDVDFKVFAGPANDPKGRVAVLCVPGGAQLTRKQIDGYAEFVSVYGAKGLAWMKVNDREAGVEGVQSPVAKFLSAPVIEALLDRTQAKTGDIILFGADKANVVAEALGALRLKVGLDLELTDLSAWAPLWVIDFPMFEEDDEGHLSAMHHPFTSPLGVTAEELIANPASANSDAYDMVLNGYEVGGGSVRIHDAAMQAAVFETLGIDEEEQQLKFGFLLDALKYGTPPHAGLAFGLDRLVMLLCGTENIRDVIAFPKTTAASCLMTDAPSLANPAALEELAVAIAVDKK